The Metabacillus sediminilitoris genome window below encodes:
- a CDS encoding nucleoside recognition domain-containing protein codes for MVNLIWVLLTVIGIVFAMFNGTMEQVNEAVFKGGKEAITISFGLISVLVFWLGLMKIAEKAGLLEKLSYMFKPFVSKLFPEVPPDHPAMGYMLSNMMANLFGLGNAATPLGIKAMEQLKALNGNSDKASRSMITFLAINTSSITLIPTTVIAIMMTYGASSPTSIVGPTILVTFISAIGGILIDRIFYYRRKRKG; via the coding sequence ATGGTTAATTTAATTTGGGTACTCTTAACGGTTATCGGCATCGTCTTTGCTATGTTTAATGGAACAATGGAGCAGGTGAATGAAGCAGTATTTAAGGGTGGTAAAGAAGCAATAACCATTTCATTTGGATTAATAAGTGTGTTGGTATTTTGGCTTGGATTAATGAAAATTGCTGAAAAAGCAGGGTTATTAGAAAAGCTAAGTTATATGTTTAAGCCCTTTGTTTCTAAACTTTTTCCTGAAGTACCACCAGACCACCCTGCAATGGGATATATGCTTTCAAATATGATGGCTAATCTGTTCGGATTAGGAAATGCTGCAACACCTCTTGGTATTAAAGCTATGGAACAATTAAAAGCTCTCAATGGTAATTCTGATAAAGCCAGTCGGTCAATGATTACTTTTTTAGCCATAAATACTTCTAGTATCACGTTAATTCCAACTACAGTTATTGCTATTATGATGACCTATGGTGCATCCTCGCCAACAAGTATTGTTGGACCTACAATACTTGTAACATTTATTTCTGCAATAGGCGGAATCTTAATTGATCGCATCTTTTATTATCGGAGAAAGAGAAAAGGGTGA
- a CDS encoding D-alanyl-D-alanine carboxypeptidase family protein, protein MSQIKKVATGFIIIFLLFTIFPHHSSAIGVSAKAAILIEQESGRILYEKNARTKMRIASITKIMTAILAIESGKLDDMVKVSDRALKAEGSAIYLQKGEKIKLEDLVYGLMLRSGNDAAVAIAEHVGGSLEGFVVMMNQKAAEIGMTNTVFANPHGLDDHENHFSTAYDMAILTQYAMKNETYQKISGTEVHRAPNPNEKWDRVWHNKNKLLTSLYEYSTGGKTGFTTRAKRTLVSTASKDDFDTIAVTLNDPNDWKDHINLHNYAYNNYDLVKIKNQGQLEKVKNEFYENKVFIDRDLRYPLTAEEQNNVKIHLTLLTPNKKWKDPEDVPDVVGQMSVKLEGNEIANLPIYFENGKAVKPKGSFWELFKSLFFAQAGVNEHG, encoded by the coding sequence ATGTCGCAAATAAAGAAAGTAGCAACAGGATTTATCATCATTTTTTTGCTTTTTACTATTTTTCCGCATCACTCATCTGCAATTGGTGTAAGTGCCAAAGCTGCGATATTAATAGAGCAAGAGTCTGGACGAATACTTTATGAAAAAAATGCTCGTACAAAAATGAGAATTGCAAGTATCACCAAGATTATGACCGCGATACTAGCCATCGAATCAGGAAAACTAGATGATATGGTAAAAGTAAGTGATAGGGCTCTTAAAGCAGAAGGGTCAGCTATTTATCTGCAAAAAGGTGAAAAAATAAAATTGGAAGATTTAGTATATGGCCTTATGCTACGTTCAGGAAATGATGCTGCTGTAGCTATTGCAGAACACGTAGGCGGGAGTCTCGAAGGATTTGTTGTCATGATGAATCAAAAAGCAGCTGAGATCGGTATGACAAATACTGTATTTGCAAATCCTCATGGACTTGATGACCATGAAAATCATTTTTCAACTGCATATGATATGGCAATCTTAACGCAATATGCGATGAAAAATGAAACATATCAAAAAATATCCGGAACAGAAGTGCATAGAGCACCTAATCCTAATGAAAAATGGGACAGAGTATGGCATAACAAAAATAAACTCTTAACAAGCCTCTATGAATACAGCACTGGTGGAAAAACAGGTTTTACAACTAGAGCAAAGCGTACATTAGTTTCTACAGCTTCGAAAGATGATTTTGATACAATTGCTGTTACCTTAAATGATCCTAATGATTGGAAGGATCATATCAATCTACACAATTATGCTTACAATAACTATGATTTAGTAAAGATAAAGAACCAAGGTCAGTTAGAAAAGGTTAAAAATGAATTTTATGAAAATAAAGTGTTTATTGATCGAGATCTTCGCTACCCATTAACAGCGGAAGAACAAAACAATGTGAAAATTCATCTCACATTATTAACTCCAAATAAAAAATGGAAAGATCCTGAAGATGTACCTGACGTTGTTGGACAAATGTCTGTCAAACTAGAAGGAAATGAAATTGCGAATCTACCAATCTATTTTGAAAATGGAAAAGCAGTCAAACCAAAAGGCTCATTTTGGGAGCTATTCAAAAGTTTATTTTTTGCCCAGGCAGGGGTAAATGAACATGGTTAA
- the scpB gene encoding SMC-Scp complex subunit ScpB gives MSLGIIEWKAIVEALLFAAGDEGLSLHQLANVLDLENQEVIDIIEELSQNYKEKDRGIELVEVAGQYQLTTKKEHAIYLKKLVEVPGNTSLSQAALETLAIVAYRQPITRAEIEEIRGVKTERPIHTLVSKILIKEVGRAEGTGRAILYGTTKEFLEYFGLKSIHELPPLPEKAKEEDEQEEADLFFEKFNETLENIE, from the coding sequence ATGTCCTTAGGCATCATTGAATGGAAGGCGATTGTTGAAGCTCTTTTATTTGCTGCAGGTGATGAGGGCTTGTCTTTACATCAACTTGCAAATGTGTTAGATCTAGAGAATCAAGAAGTTATTGATATTATAGAAGAGCTTTCACAAAACTACAAAGAAAAAGACCGTGGTATTGAATTAGTTGAGGTTGCTGGACAATATCAACTTACAACGAAAAAAGAACATGCTATTTATTTAAAGAAGCTTGTCGAAGTTCCAGGAAATACTTCCCTTTCTCAAGCAGCACTTGAAACATTGGCCATTGTTGCATATCGACAACCAATTACAAGAGCAGAAATTGAAGAAATACGTGGAGTGAAGACAGAAAGGCCAATTCACACACTTGTTTCAAAAATCCTTATCAAAGAAGTAGGTAGAGCTGAAGGTACTGGAAGAGCCATTCTTTATGGAACAACGAAGGAGTTTCTTGAATATTTTGGCCTGAAAAGCATTCATGAACTTCCACCTCTTCCAGAAAAGGCAAAAGAGGAGGACGAGCAGGAAGAAGCAGATCTATTTTTTGAAAAATTTAATGAAACGTTAGAAAATATTGAGTAA